The genomic stretch GTTGATACAGGACAAAACCAGATATATTAACGATGACATCAGAATATGATATTTTCCTAAGATTTGTGTCATATATCATGTGTGCTATATAACAGAATGAGAGATCAGCAAGATATAGGTGGAGaatacaaacaaaaaaaattagtgtttaaGTCAGGGAATAATAACTTATAATGCAATATCACAGATGAGACTGAGAATGTACACGAAACACAGAACTGGTAGATATTACAAAACTAGTGATGAAAGATATTATAGCACCAAACAGAGAAGAAAGTTGAAGGTGGCAATTGAACAACCCCAGTAACCAAGTGTAAACCAAATTCCAGGGTATCATCATCAAAGCCAATACATTATATGACTGGAGGAAACAGGAAAAAAGTTTATTCATCTGACAAAAGCGGGGATAGCTACCAATAACGGGAGGGTAACACAGGATGAAGAAAGCAGCAAACATGTAGCAGCAAGGGTCTACATAAGGACTTGATGGGGTGCTAAGAGACAAGTGTCGGAAAAGGCATGCCAGAGTTTACAACCAAACTCCAAATATTATGCCCAATTGCTATATGTTGAGGTGCAGATGGAATCATAATTCTAAAACTTGTCATATTCATCACACTAAATTGCCCTTTTTATCTAATGATCCAATAATTATGAAGCATCTTTCAAGCAGAGATTAAAATCAAAAGAGCAAGAATATGCAAACTCAATTATTTATGAGATCATGCAAAGCAACAAGAATCATATGTACCCTAGTAGACTCTTGTATAGCCATTGGAAATGAATCCAAATCATCTTTAGCTGCAACTATAAGGCAAGGCACCTCATAGCCAGTATCTTCTCCATGACCAGCAATTTCAACAAGGAGTTCAGAAGAGGTCCTCCATGAGGACTCATCAGACCTAGAGAGAGAGAATATCTGGTTAGTCACATACATTGATCAATTTTTCCAAGggatagttgtccacaccagaTTGCCAGAGAAATGAAACTTAGATTAGATTCCAGTGGATGAGTTGTCAATTTAATCAGTGATTTCTAAATATCATACTACACTTCGAAATGGATTAAATCTCTTATTTTTAAGATGTGTTTTAATTAGGTTTCATACTCTTAAGATGAACCCAGCAGTTGTTTCTTTCAGCCAATAATTGCTTTAGGTAtttcatccaaattcacaatATGTTTTACTAATTCTGTATGTACTAAAACTTCATGAAGGCGAAATATTGCTCAAGAACTAAAAGCATCTAAACAGACTCCACAAAACTaatcaaatttgaattcaaggaaatatgcAGTCTCTGCAATCTTCAGCTATAAataaacaatatttttattaactaaATAGTAAGACAGATTCTATACTGGTTTGATATTGAAGGAAAAAACCAGAAGATAAATGTTGAttactctatatatattatGGAAGAAAATATTTGGTCTGTacttataatataatattgGCCCATCAGAAACAACCAAAATCCATTCTAACACAACTAAATATATTCCACAATATTCATGTGGCAAAAACAACCATGACTTCTATAGAAGTGATCTTTACTGTCAGTGGTCACCTGTCATGAACAAAAACTGCTATATCACATGAGGCTAGAGACTCTTTATTGGACAGAAGCTTTCCAACTCCATCTTCCGGAATCTCTCTCAGTACaagatattttttgttttcctaTAAACAAAAAAGATGACAACATATACTTTAGAAAGAAAGGATGTCAAAAAATGGTACAAAATGAATGCACCAAAAGCAAGAGGGAGAAAATGTTTGACACACTAAGCAGAAGCTGTTGTCAAATGTCATTAAGTATCATTACCATAGAAATATCAACAACATTTACTGCATATCTATCCTCAGTGGTTGGACTGTAATTTTCGGCATAAGGCCTGCATCATTCATTAAATAACAATAAGCCAAGGATATTCAATAGCTAAGGACATATTACTAGGAAGCTTCACGGTAACCTATAAAACGAGAACACCTTGAAATAAAAGAGTTCAGTAATGCAGACTTTCCAGCCTTTCTAGGCCCAAAAACAAAGCACTGCAAAACATTTCTTTCTGAGTGTTGCTTCTTGCGATCTAAACGCCTCCTCCTTGTCACACGGATTGCAGATGACGGATCACCAGTATAACCaatatatatcaaattttcCACACTAAAAGTTGGGTTCAGAAGTGTCATAAGTGCCCACTGTCAAGAGAaccaaaatattataaatatatacatatatgaaGGTTCACAAACCATATATGAAGCCACAACAAAAACAAAGTTAAATCAAGAAAATACAATGGTAAAGATGGTCATAAGCAGCCTTGATTCTTAACATCTAAAATTGATTAAGCTCTAACACTAACTAAAGTCATCCACTATTCTTCTAAAAAACACTCGTCAAAACATAGGGATGGCAGAATATAGAATATAGAAGACTTGTGGACCTCTGATAAAAATGCATCAAGTGATAGTCCTCCAAAAGCATTTTTCTCCGCAGCATCCTCATACGGAGCTCCAGTCCAAGGACTGCAATAAAGAAAACCAGATTGTCAAATAACATTGGCAGGAGATGTTACTTACATTCAGACTTAGGAGACCAGAAAAATTCCCTAACTAGATTTTCTAAAATTGTAAGGGCATTGAAGAAGCAATTCGAAACACTTGTAACATTATGCATCACAAAGGAGGCCTAGCTAGTACTTCATGTGAGACAACAATATACCTTTCTGGGGCAGTTGAGAATAATTCTTCAAGCTCACGAGATCGCAACATCCCATCCTAGaggaataaaaatattatgacCAAATGTCAAGCAGGTAGGCAAGTAAATGTTTGTGAATTCACATCATAATGAATTCACTTCAGAGAATATTTCAAATAACAGGCAGCATGATTAATTACTAAGTAACAATATCCAAAGCTACATGTGCAAAAGACTTACACCATCACCATCAAATGCATCAAAGATTGACTTCAAAAATTCAATTGCTTCATTTGTCAGCTCCACGCTCTGAACACATTATTAAGGCAATCTTGATCAGGATAACACATCTTTCTGGATGTCCAAAAATTGATCTCAGAcaggaataaaaaattaaagctGGTCAAACATGACACATGAGATCAGAATTCATCCGAAAACAACTACCTGATCAGGAGCCCTTTTCAAAGGGGGAATTAGATCATCAGCAAGTTTGATATCATCATTATATCCAAACTTCCTAAGCACCGTCCACGTTGTCTCAAGACGCCCTTTTTCTATGAAGAGAGCATGAAGGAATAGGAATCCTGTCAATGTAAGTCCACGTTCATTCACGCCTTCAGACAACTTTTCTTGTACAACCTTCTTTACACCCCCAATTTCAGACGGTTGCAAAGGAGCATTGAAACATTTGACCTGTTGATAGTTTTGTATAAGATAACCAAACAATAACATAATACTTCACAGGAACAAGATTACAATTTACAATAATACATTCATATTCCAGATAATAATGCTTGAATACCAAAAACGGccacaatttttacaaaactATGCTTAGTATTTTCATCTTGGGGGGAAAACAACCTGAAAATCATTCAACTCGGCATCACTAAGGGCACCATCTCTGTCATGATCACAGAGAATAAAGATTCTCTTCAAGGCTCGCACACATCGAGGTTTTAGAGTCTGTGACTCCTGATCAAATAATGGGGCTGTTGGATGAAGAACAGCCTTTTGTGCATAGTAGAAAACTTCAGAGACCTTCAAAAGGAAAATTTGATCATTGTATTAggggatatatatatatatatgaccaGAAATTTCGCAATCAGATGTCAGaacaagaatttgatttcaCTGAAATGAATAAAAGATACCTGGATATGCCTAGATGCTGAACACTCAATGCAGGTTTCAATCTCTCGGAACTGTTGCATTATTGGTGACATCACCTGTTCTAGGCTCACCTGTTGACTTTCATCTCTCAAATCAAGCTTACAACCAACCACTATAACTGGAACCTTTACCTGTTCAATAAGTACAATATTCAAATATCTATATCACAGACAAATACCTTAAATGATAATGATAATTTAGTTACGGCATATCAGAATAAATGCATTCAAGCAGGTGCACAAGCACAGGAGATAACTATTCTGTTATGTTTGGTTTTTTATGTTCACTTCTGGAAAGAAAGTTGGCGCTGGAAGTGGAGATATAGTCTTGTAGAGGGGGGAAAGCAGTATTGTAAGGTAATAACCTCTAATTTGCGGAGGTGGGGTAGCCAAAATATACTCAAATTCTCTAGTGTCTCAGGCCGATCACATGCATAAGTGAGGACAACTGTGTCAGCCCGCTGCAATTCTTCAGCAACTTTATCACTATCCTCTGCACTGCAATGACAAAATATAATACTAAGCTGAGGAGGATGACATTCAGAAATCAGAATAGAGGAAAAACATTCTtctcatgaaaaggaaactttcaaaaagagaaaaaaaaaatattacaaaagaGGATAAGGCATTCTCACAGAGAAACAAAAGTAACAAAGCTTAAATCCTAAGAACATAAACCATAAGACAATGGATGCAACAAAGTGCAAAACATAAACATttccctatatatatatatatatatatatatatatatatatatatatatatatatatatatatatatatatataaagctaCAACCACTAGCATGATGTCGCATTTGCCAAGGAGAATATACTTCAGAATTTTAATGCAGTGAATGGCAGGAAAGTAAACAAAATCCCAAAGCAACCTCCCGTAATTCCACGACGGAGAACAATTAAGTCGAAGATATTACAGCTTAGGTTTAATTTAGAAGATGTATAGATAAAACAAATGCTGAAAAAATAATTGCTTTTGATTATACGTTTAATCCAAAATAAGCTAATCCAAGTATAAAACTGAACCCccaaatactaaaaaataaaaagagtacCATTACATCAGCTACTGCTACTGAAAACAAACTCCACTAGATTCTCAGTAATTTAATAGCCGGCCAATCTCAACCTGACTAATAACCACTATACCACTCGCTCAAATGAATATTCCATTTTGTACTCATCAAAAAGCGTAATGGAGTTGAGTACCGGGAAGAGGTGTCGATGATTGTTATGGGCACGCGATCCGGGTACAGATCTTCGGGCAACTTCGTAGGAGGCAACACGCGCGGCACATTCACCGGAAAGTTCTCGGCCGCGGCGGTGATAATCAGGCTCGATTTTCCAGTGCCCTGGTCCCCGGCGACGACAATCCGAACCC from Arachis stenosperma cultivar V10309 chromosome 9, arast.V10309.gnm1.PFL2, whole genome shotgun sequence encodes the following:
- the LOC130948824 gene encoding mitochondrial Rho GTPase 1 translates to MAKANAGTVNPHGRSGVRIVVAGDQGTGKSSLIITAAAENFPVNVPRVLPPTKLPEDLYPDRVPITIIDTSSRAEDSDKVAEELQRADTVVLTYACDRPETLENLSIFWLPHLRKLEVKVPVIVVGCKLDLRDESQQVSLEQVMSPIMQQFREIETCIECSASRHIQVSEVFYYAQKAVLHPTAPLFDQESQTLKPRCVRALKRIFILCDHDRDGALSDAELNDFQVKCFNAPLQPSEIGGVKKVVQEKLSEGVNERGLTLTGFLFLHALFIEKGRLETTWTVLRKFGYNDDIKLADDLIPPLKRAPDQSVELTNEAIEFLKSIFDAFDGDGDGMLRSRELEELFSTAPESPWTGAPYEDAAEKNAFGGLSLDAFLSEWALMTLLNPTFSVENLIYIGYTGDPSSAIRVTRRRRLDRKKQHSERNVLQCFVFGPRKAGKSALLNSFISRPYAENYSPTTEDRYAVNVVDISMENKKYLVLREIPEDGVGKLLSNKESLASCDIAVFVHDRSDESSWRTSSELLVEIAGHGEDTGYEVPCLIVAAKDDLDSFPMAIQESTRVSQDMGVEAPIPISVKLGDFNSLFRRIVTAAEQPHLSIPETEAGKSRKQYQRLVNRSLMVVSVGAAVVIVGLAAYRVYSARKVSSG